A single window of Gossypium hirsutum isolate 1008001.06 chromosome A10, Gossypium_hirsutum_v2.1, whole genome shotgun sequence DNA harbors:
- the LOC121208029 gene encoding uncharacterized protein, with the protein MVITEEENEVDAGIPVNCPSGLGNNLGDSLINPITLDLDLMEKERMATDSKQLEDRCKWLEDKFRVLEGASNHHRIDAKDLSLVPDLVFPHKFKMPEFEKYNETTCPEAHITMFCRRITRYVNNDQLLIHYFQDSLIGAAARWYNQLSRARISSSRDLAQAFMQQYNHVTDMMPDRITLLNMEKKPNESFRQYAQRWKEVAIQVQPPLLGKETTMLFINTLKAPFITHMIGSTTKSFADIVMAGEMIENVVRGGKIEGEVAKRSAPRRKDNKVNNMNSLNSRAVKIGQPKTEQQSTQRQESGTRQNSERIQFMPIPVTYCELYQSLYDAHAIAPFHLKSLQPPYPKWYDVNAKCEYHVGIPGHSIENCTGFKKVMERLIKMGVVKFDSTPNTENPLPDHGNQGVNAIDETREEKIKEEIAEMKTPMKVIWEEMAKRENERQETHRPRIIISLPRNNEVGAQTGPRVVIHKPNPFPYKDDKRVPWSYDCSVTVPEGESIASASRGVQNEGSHTRSGKRYDTGGVRVEPTKTKGVEVEKEKETEIPINELVKEEEAKEFLKFLKHSGYSVVEQLRKQPACISVLALLLSSEVHRDALLKDIIAAVNSMALYVEANEEAIECSFPSLEIINATFIFEGSEVSVPKMSRATRMALKMMMGKGELPGKGLGRQLQ; encoded by the exons ATGGTGATCACTGAAGAGGAGAATGAAG TTGATGCTGGAATCCCCGTGAATTGCCCATCTGGGTTGGGAAATAATTTGGGTGATAGCTTGATCAACCCTATCACTCTTGATCTGGATCTGatggagaaggaaagaatggcAACCGATTCAAAACAGTTAGAGGATCGTTGCAAGTGGTTAGAGGAtaagtttagggttttggaagGCGCTAGCAATCATCATAGGATTGATGCCAAAGATTTAAGTTTGGTTCCAGACTTGGTGTTTCCTCATAAATTCAAGATGCCGGAGTTTGAAAAATACAACGAGACTACTTGCCCAGAAgcacacataacaatgttttgtagaagaataaCTAggtatgtgaacaatgatcaacttTTGATCCATTATTTTCAGGATAGCTTAATAGGAGCAGCGGCtagatggtacaatcagttgagccgtgcaAGAATCAGTTCATCGAGAgatcttgcacaagccttcatgcaacagtacaaccatgtgactgatatgatGCCAGACAGGATCACACTTctaaacatggagaaaaagcctaatgaaagttttaggcaatacgcacaacgATGGAAGGAGGTGGCTATACAAGTACAACCACCATTGTTGGGAAAGGAGACCACCATGTTATTTATTAACACATTGAAGGCaccattcatcactcacatgattggaagtACCACGAAAAGTTTTgcggatatagttatggcaggagagatgattgagaacgtCGTGAGGGGCGGTAAAATCGAGGGGGAAGTGGCTAAGAGATCGGCCCCAAGGAGAAAGGACAATAAGGTAAATAATATGAATAGCCTCAATTCGAGAGCAGTCAAAATTGGTCAACCCAAAACAGAACAACAAAGTACTCAAAGACAGGAATCGGGTACAAGACAGAATTCGGAGAGGATACAATTCATGCCTATCCCTGTAACGTAttgtgagctttatcaaagcttatacgatgcacatgccaTTGCTCCATTTCACTTGAAATCGTTGCAAccaccgtaccccaaatggtatgatgtaAATGCTAAATGCGAATATCACGTGGGAATACCGGGGCATTCGATTGAAAACTGCACCGGATTCAAGAAGGTCATGGAGAGGcttatcaagatgggggttgtgaaattcGACAGTACCCCTAATACTGAAAATCCATTACCAGAtcatggcaatcaaggagtgaatgccatcGATGAAACAAGGGAAGAAAAAATTAAGGAAGAAATTGCTGAGATGAAGACACCCATGAAAGTAATATGGGAGGAGATGGCGAAGAGAG AAAATGAACGACAAGAAACCCATCGgccaagaattattatttccttacCGAGGAATAATGAAGTGGGGGCGCAAACCGGGCCCAGGGTTGTCATCCATAAACCCAATCCTTTCCCTTACAAAGATGACAAGAGGGTGCCATGGAGTTATGATTGCAGTGTAACAGTACCTGAGGGGGAGAGTATAGCTAGTGCATCTAGGGGTGTACAAAATGAAGGTTCCCATACGCGGAGTGGGAAACGTTATGATACAGGGGGTGTCAGGGTGGAGCCCACAAAGACAAAAGGTGTCGAGGTTGAGAAGGAGAAAGAGACCGAAATACCCATCAATGAGCTGGTGAAGGAGGAAGAAGCTAAGGAGTTCttaaagttccttaagcatagcgGGTATAGTGTGGTCGAGCAGTTACGTAAGCAGCCAGCGTGTATATCAGTATTAGCCCTACTTCTGAGTTCTGAGGTGCATCGGGATGCATTACTGAAG gacattatagcAGCAGTCAATAGCATGGCCCTTTATGTCGAGGCAAATGAGGAGGCTATTGAGTGTTCTTTTCCTTCTTTAGAAATCATCAATGCAACCTTCATTTTTGAAGGAAGTGAGGTGTCGGTACCCAAAATGTCTAGAGCCACAAGGATGGCCCTGAAAATGATGATGGGGAAAGGGGAATTGCCAGGAAAAGGACTAGGAAGACAGTTGCAATGA